Part of the Lolium rigidum isolate FL_2022 chromosome 6, APGP_CSIRO_Lrig_0.1, whole genome shotgun sequence genome, GTACACAGAAAATCTCAAAAGGTATAATCAGGGAGGAGAGCAAAAGGTCAAGCCGTACCAAGTTATATCGTAGAGTTAGAAGTTAATCTGACATATAAAGTGTTGGGGTCTAAGTCTTTGtaatgactagtgtgtgcaccaagCCTACATTATTGGGTTTCCTCAGAAATagtaaaacatataccatgtttaATTAGTTTTGTATAGTCACCTAATTAGCAGTTGTCTTGTACTGTAGTCCGTAGATGATAGCCTGAAAGGTTCCTTTATCTATGCCAACACTAATTGCAATGCACACGTGCCAAGTGTTAAGGTTGAAAAATGAAACTTCGAAGTTTATTTTGTTTGTCTGGGACAAGGAGTTCGTTTTTAAATGGATTTAATATTTGAAATGCAGGTTCAGGTTTGCATACATTTGTGCTATATCTTGGGCCCCATATTGCTCTCTTCACTATTAAGGCTGTTCAATGTGGTCGGATTGATCTGAAGACTGCTCCATATGATACCATACTGCTTAAACAGGCACCATCATGGCTTGACAAAAAATGTTCGGAATTTGGATCGCCAATGTACCCTGCAACAGATCATTCAGTGACGATCCCGGTCTTCGATTTACTCCCTCAGGTTCAGTTGGAAGCTGTTCTTTGGGGTATCGGGACAGCACTTGGCGAGCTCCCTCCTTATTTTATATCACGAGCTGGTAATTGTGCAATGTATTTTATTCTGAATAATACTTACTCCGTATATGTCTTTGGATGCTTTACAGTTGTACATCATTATTCGATCTATATGCAAATATTATTAGTTCTTTATGTATTGTTGACTTTCCTTGAACACTATTTAATGGTGTCTACTTTTGTACTCTATTATGTAACACGTGGGCCATTGATATTATGTCCGCCTATATTTTGACTTGAGGTCTTCCGTATGTACCTAACTCCACCAGCTTCAGTAATACATATCAATAGTTTCATTGGTTATTTTCCTCCCTTCCATAATTTTAAAACTCCATCTAATCTAGACTGGTTCCATTCTTATCAATGGGATACACAACATCTTTTGAAACTGTTACTTTGTCACTCTGTAGTACGTCTTATGGAAGTTCTTTATGTATTGTTGACTTTCCTTGAACACTATTTGATGGCGTCTATTTTTGTACTCTATTATGTAATATGTGGGCCATTGATATTATGTCCACCTAAATTTTGACTTGTGGCCTTCCGTATGTACCTAACTCCACCAGCTTCAGTAATACATAGCAATAGTTTCATTGGTTATTTTCCTCCCTTCCATAATTTTAAAACTCCATCTAATCTATACTGGTTCCATTCTTACCAATGGGATACACAACAGCTTTTGAAACTGTTATTTGTCACTCTGTAGTACGTCTTATGGTACTCTTTATTCTGTCTATTCTCTTTCCTTGCATGCTGGAATTGATTATTTAAGGGTCATAAATTAGTGATATGGACCAATATTAAATTGTAGAAAAATAAGTTGTAGCAAAACAATGCTTGTATGTTCTTGAAATCTGCAGCCTTCATTATCTACAGCTTCATCTTTTTTAAGCTGCACATACTGAGTAAATGATTCCTGTGTTGCAGCTCGTTTGTCAGGAAGTGAGTTAGAAGCTGTCAAGGAGCTGGATGTTGCTCCTTCGACAGAAGATGGTCCAGTTGCATCCAATGTGAATCGTACAAAACGCTGGCTTCTTTCTCACTCTCAGCATCTCAACTTCTTCACTATCTTGATACTTGCTTCGGTTAGTGGTCTATGTCCTGTCTAACATCCTATCATGTCAACACCTTTGAGGAATGTTTTTAATGCAGAAATAGTACATGTAATGAGTTCTTTAACTAATTACATGTCAAATATACATGTACTGTTCATTTACAACAAGTTGAAAATATGCTTTGGAAGTAGATCGTTCATGTATTTTTTGCATATTTTGCAGGCTTTAACTAATTAAGTTTCTATTTCGTGCATAAAACAAGTTAAATGGAATTTCTTGAATACTGAAGTTAAGCTTCAAGTTCTAATATGCAATGGATATATAGTTTACCATACAATTTATTTCCTTTGTGTTTCCTAGGTTCCAAACCCGCTGTTTGACCTTGCTGGTATTATGTGTGGTCAATTTGGCATACCCTTCTGGGAGTTCTTCTTTGCAACTTTGATTGGGAAGGCCATAATCAAGACTCATATCCAGGTTCTCCATCTAtccatttgtttttcttttggtACCACATGCTTCATTCTTTTTCACCTTGTCTGCTAGTGATTTAGTTTACTGTGGTATGCTTTAAGCTTCTATAAGACAACCATGTATGGACATCATTATGTCAGAATATTCTGCGGTGCAATTTATGTGATCATGTCTTTTTGGTTATGTATGTTCAGTTAGAACCAGAATCATGAAATCTTTCAAGCTATCTCAACCAAAAGCCCATGCATAATTTGAATTGCGACTTACATGGCTACATTGATTATTCTTTCTGATCTCTGCAGAATATGTTGTCAGCTGTACCAGAGTTTTCACTTAAATATGAATTTCACTGTGATCAAATAATAAGTTCACTGAAGTTTGCATAAAAAgatgttgtgatgtgcttgtaatACACACAACTATTTATTTTTCGATGCAGTGTTTGTTTATTTTTCCTGTCTTAATATAGAACATACAAAATGCGAGCGATATGTTTTTACTTCTCCTCTTATTGATGAAATCAAGCAAACTTAGTTGGAAAACTACCAATTTCCAACTATATTTAACTTAGTTTCTTATCATTTAGTTTATAGTCAGATTGACACCTTATTCTCTGGTGGATTGACATGAATATTTGCAGTCTCTTTCTGTACTGACACCTGAATTTTACCTTGTCACTTCTTCAGACACTGTTCATCATCTCGTTATGCAACAACCAACTCTTGTATCTTATGGAAAAGGAATTAATCTGGATATTCGGCCACATTCCTGGGTTTTCTGCCAACTTGCCATCTGTGATTGCCAAACTCCACAGTGCCAAGGAGAAGTATTTATCACCACCGGCGTCAGGTTCACCATCCTCACAAATTGAGGTTGGTGTCTTCATTTTTATGTCATTTTGAACATTCTAGACCAATGTTTTTTTTGTTCCAATTTCATTGATTGTCTCTAACCATGTCATCTGTACAGGATAAACAGTGGAATTTCTCTTTTGCATTTATCTGGAACAGTGTAGTATGGCTGGTGCTTATGAATTTCTTCATTAAGATCGTCACATCAACAGCTCAGGATTACCGCAAAAGGCAGCAGGACGTAGAGATGGAGCTCATTACCGATTCCTCGTCCCTGAGCCATTCTAAAACAAACTAACGTCGAAAGTTGTTGTATTTATTCAGCTCCAAGTTGCAAATATTCTCCTCGGTAGCCTTAACGCCTGGCTCTAAGCCCTATGCAGATGGTACCAGCGCTGGTAGAAGTTGTATTCTTCTGTACATTGAACATAAACATGGGCCTCTCTAACCTGCCTCAAGTGATGGCTGCAACCTTTTGTCATTGCGCCTCTATTGGCAGTTCGTCGAGGAGAAGCAATCCTTTTGTTTTCAGGCTCCAACTTGGATGAACTTTAGGGACTGTTTGTTTAGCACGATTGAATTACAAAGATGTATTACTGGTTATTTTGGGAATACGGTAGCCAATAGGGCACCTGAGAGAGTACTCGACAGTGATATGTTTTGTTGTTACATTCAGTTTTCAATTGCATATTCGCAACTGGAGTCAGCTAGATCTAATGGAAGACTACAACTATGTTTTCTCCCTTGCTAATAAAGCTACTTTTGTGAAGCATGCTGTTAATGCTGATCTGGAACCGTGTTATTAACTCGTGCCCGTTCTGACTAGCCCAGGTTCAGAGGATATTTGCTATGCTCGTCAACCACGTTAGCTTAGTTTTAATCTATTTTGTCATGTGGCTTGTGAATTTTCAGCAAAGTGTAGGGCCTGAATCTGAAAGAGTTCAGATGTGGGGTGCGATTACACCTCAGCGACCCGATCTAAGCGAAATGGTACCGTAACCTCTCGTAGTGCTGTACTTGTTCCAAGGATGCCACTACCTTTATTTCCTCGAAATCTAAGTCTTTGTCATGCAAATGGAATGACCGTGAGCCGTTCGACGCACAAGTCACAAGTGGGGGCAGATCTTGTCGAGCAGCTGGGTCGTCGTGTACAATTCACAGCACGGTCTGTACGTACCGGTGGTACTGCCACAGTGCCACGAGAGGAGAGGGATTGCATCGATTTTTTCCAAGTCGGAGAGAGAAGCCATATTATTGgtcgctgatttttttttttgaaaacattaTTGGTCGCTGAATTGTTCATACCTAGGGGTAAAATCTTCTCCATAAAAAACAATACGTAGTTTCTTTCAATTCCTTTTGGCTGTGTCTACGCGACCCGGCACCGGCTAGCGACCGCCGAGCGCGAGGAGAACTGGGCAAGGTCCCCCATCGCGGCGTCGCGAGCAGGTCATTCGCCGGCCGGTAGGGGAAAGAAGGCTTCCGTCATCTCACGGTCTCAGGGtatcggcgcgacgcaaacggatgctgagCGACTGTTTGTTTCCGCCGTGAcgcgacgcatagtgactgggccGTTCGCGGAGACCCAAACCTGGCATATTTGGCAGGGACACAACtgcatcgtcttccgcggcattacttgcgagcggcgcgctgcagcctttgcagggccgcgttaatggcacgcctcggcttccgcgagcatgCGCAGCGAGGCGGCGttggccattgaaggcgagacggcgtccgagcctcttaaagggacgccgCCGGcggccatttccccgaccaaaccattgccacatCCCACGATATCCACCCCACCGAGGCCATGGGGAAGAATTGCTGGTCGCTCCGCAAGACCATGAACGACCACGAGTCTAGCGgttcgcggtccggcaagaaggcacgggtcggccggtacgtccgcgtcgacttcgcgcggcagctatgggagaaaaaccggccggtaccatggccagacgcgaacttgccgggagggggctggtacctcaactcgagaCGCGCCGgttccccccgtgccgcgcgagggccgagagcggcggaaCGAGGTGCGCCggcgccgagcgatcttgccgccggatctgcgggaggatccggtgtacacgctgaactcctacaactggattttatTCGGGTCGTGGGAgttcgccgtgcgccgccgcgttGGCTATCTCGCtgacgtagactacttcgagcgcgagatcgccgcagaagaagaagagaacgaccaggagtacgcgaacgaggacgacgacgaggacgaggacgaggacgtgaCCATGGCACAGTACGGCCACGatgacggcgggccggcgtgggatccggagacccagccgccggacagttccaaggaggaggccattgccatggcactggccaacaacgagcaggacgagctcaacgagctcgctttgtgggacggacTCGCAATCCAGttccgcgagtcagcgctcgcgcaggggaggccgacgactcctccggccacgccgacgcgttccaacgaccgcgctccgcccgtcgctccggcgtgggatccctggccacagcctcctgcccatgcggcggtacctcctccaccgccgcgtacgagcttccatggccgacgccggagttgattgacctcgtcagcgacgacgaccagtaggcagcacctacttttagcacgcctttctggtttttttatgttttttttattaatgtaaattatggcttcatgaatgaaaaaaaaaaatttatgcgtcgtgccgctggagccaccggaGTAAACGAACGTCCGGACGATTTTAACCATTTAACCCGATGCAAACAGACACGACCGCATCCGTTTGAACGTCCGTATgttgcgccgctggagatggcctCATCGAACTGTTCCCATCGGAGGGGAAGTCCGGTCGAGACTCTTGCCTGCCACGAGGGAAGCCACCCACCCCCACCCCATTTGCCGTGCCCTGACTGCATATGCTAacgagacgacgacgacgctgacaaaCCATAAAGTAGAACCAGTGCCCCCACTAGCTTAAGCCTTAAGCCTCCTGCCTCTCCAAGCCGCCATTGCAGATTGGAGTTGAGCGAGGACGACCAGGGGACAGACCCGGGGGTTTAGAGCGAGCggagatggtggcggtggcggtggcggcggctgggGGCAATGTGGAGTTCATCCGCGCGCGGAGCGACAAGCGGGAGTACCGCCGCCTGGTGCTCCCCAACGCGCTCGAGTGCCTCCTCATCCGCGACGCCGAAACCGACAAGGTCCGTCCCTTCCCCtcccggcctcgctcgctcgtctccgcACCAGCGTC contains:
- the LOC124661100 gene encoding vacuole membrane protein KMS1 codes for the protein MGRRKTTAAAPGAAAPARGSSRAADGVISEIREKHKLELENLTLTKHPFRTLHFFMLAMLQYLKRLATYILSKRALFAVLIVLVVIPGVTLLVTDGLHKKHVQEFLNYARFVLWWVSLGVASSIGLGSGLHTFVLYLGPHIALFTIKAVQCGRIDLKTAPYDTILLKQAPSWLDKKCSEFGSPMYPATDHSVTIPVFDLLPQVQLEAVLWGIGTALGELPPYFISRAARLSGSELEAVKELDVAPSTEDGPVASNVNRTKRWLLSHSQHLNFFTILILASVPNPLFDLAGIMCGQFGIPFWEFFFATLIGKAIIKTHIQTLFIISLCNNQLLYLMEKELIWIFGHIPGFSANLPSVIAKLHSAKEKYLSPPASGSPSSQIEDKQWNFSFAFIWNSVVWLVLMNFFIKIVTSTAQDYRKRQQDVEMELITDSSSLSHSKTN